A genomic window from Populus nigra chromosome 7, ddPopNigr1.1, whole genome shotgun sequence includes:
- the LOC133698630 gene encoding capsanthin/capsorubin synthase, chromoplastic-like, translating into MATLFRLFPPAPEAKTFLLNHKPTPLFSSRKPQTTASRKSHHGIQSSKFGSFLDLKPLSKPESLDFDLSWIDPADRHRCFDVIVIGTGPAGLRLAEQVSRYGVKVCCVDPSPLSMWPNNYGVWVDEFESLGLVDCLDKTWPMTCVYIDDDKTKYLDRPYARVGRKEFKTKLLENCASNGVRFHKAKVWKVKHEEFESSIVCDDGIELRASLVVDASGFASTFTEYDKPRNHGYQIAHGILAEVDYHPFDLDKMVLMDWRDSHLGNEPCLRANNSKLPTFLYAMPFDSNLVFLEETSLVSKPLLSYMEVKNRMVARLRHLGIRVKNVIEEEKCLIPMGGPLPRIPQSVMAIGGTSGVVHPSTGYMVARTMALAPILAGAIVECLGSTRMIRGRPLHHRVWNGLWPLERRCTREFYSFGMETLLKLDLKGTRRFFDAFFDLDPYYWQGFLSSRLSLGELLLLSFSLFRNASNPSRLDIVTKCPVPLARMVGNLALEAI; encoded by the coding sequence ATGGCAACTCTTTTCAGGCTGTTTCCTCCAGCCCCTGAAGCAAAAACTTTTCTGCTAAACCATAAACCGACTCCTCTGTTCTCTTCTCGAAAACCCCAGACCACAGCTTCAAGAAAATCCCACCATGGAATCCAAAGCAGCAAGTTTGGAAGCTTTCTTGACTTGAAACCTCTATCAAAACCTGAGTCCTTGGATTTTGATCTCTCATGGATTGATCCTGCAGACAGGCATCGTTGCTTTGATGTGATCGTTATTGGGACAGGCCCGGCAGGTTTGCGTCTTGCTGAGCAAGTGTCTCGCTATGGAGTTAAGGTATGTTGTGTTGATCCTTCCCCGCTTTCTATGTGGCCTAATAACTACGGTGTTTGGGTTGATGAGTTTGAGAGCTTGGGGCTTGTTGATTGCTTGGACAAAACATGGCCTATGACTTGTGTCTATATCGATGATGACAAGACCAAGTATTTAGATCGTCCTTATGCTCGTGTTGGCAGGAAGGAATTCAAGACAAAATTGTTGGAGAATTGTGCCTCTAATGGGGTTAGGTTTCATAAGGCTAAGGTTTGGAAAGTGAAGCATGAGGAGTTTGAATCTTCAATTGTTTGTGATGATGGGATTGAGCTAAGAGCTAGCTTAGTTGTTGATGCAAGTGGTTTTGCTAGTACTTTTACTGAGTATGATAAGCCAAGAAACCATGGATATCAGATTGCTCATGGCATTTTAGCTGAAGTTGATTACCATCCATTTGACCTGGATAAAATGGTTCTTATGGATTGGAGAGATTCCCATCTGGGAAATGAACCTTGTTTGCGTGCAAACAATTCAAAACTTCCAACCTTTTTGTATGCCATGCCATTTGATTCCAACCTTGTATTTCTGGAAGAGACTTCCTTGGTTAGTAAGCCTCTGTTATCATACATGGAGGTCAAGAACAGGATGGTAGCAAGGCTAAGACATTTAGGAATCAGAGTGAAGAATGTTATAGAGGAAGAGAAATGCTTGATTCCAATGGGAGGACCTCTCCCACGAATCCCTCAAAGCGTGATGGCTATCGGCGGGACTTCAGGGGTAGTCCACCCCTCAACTGGGTACATGGTGGCTAGAACAATGGCCTTAGCCCCAATTTTAGCTGGTGCCATTGTGGAGTGTCTTGGCTCAACCAGAATGATCAGGGGCAGGCCGCTTCATCATAGAGTGTGGAATGGCTTGTGGCCATTAGAGAGGAGGTGTACAAGGGAGTTTTATTCTTTTGGGATGGAGACTTTGTTGAAGCTTGATCTGAAGGGGACGAGGAGGTTCTTCGATGCTTTCTTTGATTTGGATCCTTATTACTGGCAAGGGTTCCTCTCCTCAAGGTTGTCCCTTGGGGAGCTTCTTCTGTTAAGCTTCTCTTTATTTCGTAATGCCTCAAATCCATCCAGGCTTGACATTGTTACAAAGTGTCCTGTGCCTCTGGCTAGAATGGTAGGGAATTTGGCACTTGAAGCCATCTGA
- the LOC133700205 gene encoding mitochondrial fission protein ELM1-like has translation MKPIRLPEPPSPTMGVPEIFENGAYSVIRRAVVIGNGFPGSENQSLGLVRALGLYDKHVLFRVTRPRGGINEWLHWLPISLHKLLYYIIRRIYSYLRLIASRRRRLSPLPSEKGRNVGLSSILEADSKRIVNMARESYEKDGPLLVVASGRDTISVASSIKRLASEKVFLVQIQHPRSDLSRFDLVVTPHHDYYPLTPQAQEQVPRFLQRWITPCEPPDEHVVLTVGALHQIDFAALRSAASTWHDEFAPLPKPLLVVNIGGPSCHCRYGTDLAKQLCTFVTNLLVSCGSVRISFSNRTPEKVSNIIIKELANNPKVYIWDGEEPNPYMGHLAWGDAFVVTADSVSMISEACSTGKPVYVMGSERCTWKLADFHKSLRERGVVRPFTGSEDISESWSYPPLNDTAEVARRVHEVLAERGLRVRP, from the exons ATGAAGCCAATAAGGCTACCGGAACCCCCGAGTCCCACCATGGGAGTACCGGAGATCTTCGAAAACGGCGCGTACAGTGTCATTCGCCGTGCCGTCGTCATCGGCAACGGATTTCCCGGTTCAGAAAACCAGAGCCTCGGCTTAGTTCGTGCTCTTGGCCTCTATGATAAGCACGTCTTATTT AGAGTGACGAGACCAAGAGGAGGCATAAATGAGTGGTTGCATTGGCTACCGATTTCTCTCCACAAGTTGTTGTACTACATCATAAGGCGGATATATAGTTATTTGCGGTTAATAGCGTCGCGGCGGAGGAGACTTTCACCTCTGCCGTCGGAGAAAGGTCGCAATGTGGGCTTGTCGTCAATTTTAGAAGCTGATTCGAAGCGGATTGTGAATATGGCACGAGAAAGTTATGAGAA GGATGGCCCTTTATTGGTAGTTGCATCTGGAAGAGATACAATTTCTGTTGCAAGCTCTATAAAACGTTTAGCATCAGAAAAAGTTTTCCTTGTTCAG ATTCAACATCCAAGGTCAGACTTGAGTAGGTTTGACTTGGTTGTCACACCTCATCACGATTATTATCCTTTGACTCCCCAAGCACAAGAACAAGTTCCTCGATTTCTTCAGAGGTGGATAACTCCATGTGAACCTCCTGATGAGCATGTG GTTCTTACCGTGGGAGCCttacatcaaattgattttgctGCGTTACGCAGTGCAGCTAGTACATGGCATGACGAGTTTGCACCTTTGCCAAAGCCTTTGCTGGTGGTTAACATTGGAGGCCCTTCAT GTCACTGTCGTTATGGAACGGACCTAGCGAAGCAGTTATGTACCTTTGTGACTAACTTGCTTGTGAGCTGCGGGAGTGTCAGAATATCTTTCTCAAATAGGACACCTGAGAAG GTTTCAAACATAATAATCAAAGAACTTGCAAATAATCCAAAAGTTTACATCTGGGATGGTGAAG AGCCAAATCCATATATGGGACATTTAGCTTGGGGAGATGCATTTGTTGTCACAGCAGATTCAGTCAGTATGATAAGTGAGGCTTGCAGTACTGG GAAACCTGTTTATGTGATGGGATCTGAACGTTGCACATGGAAGTTGGCTGACTTCCATAAATCTTTGAGGGAGCGAGGAGTGGTTCGACCATTTACAGGATCTGAGGAT ATTTCAGAAAGCTGGAGCTACCCACCTCTAAATGACACTGCTGAAGTTGCTCGTCGAGTTCATGAAGTGCTTGCTGAAAGAGGATTGAGAGTGCGGCCATAA
- the LOC133699502 gene encoding OVARIAN TUMOR DOMAIN-containing deubiquitinating enzyme 6-like: MTRILVQRGSGSSSNQSRAGSSSSAARPDTQGTSILQAVSTVNEDVGEEEQEQVVVDEFLENGGSHDNKVVKSDELLMGSTNGDRSDGLNDEIVDNDKVGNEEGVGSGDSVKGLGGLILERSHVESEGSSSDSPENGSGSPQPPPPPVPPPKPDLTNSNSRRFISGTSNSVRIGSSRRAVAWPVVSTRSSPTGSRPSSPRSHGENEGYNSADEQNPCYVSSYDDFERERQFEIDIRRSKGLEVKRMLEDGNCLFRAVTDQVYGDSEMYDLARQMCVDYMERERDHFSQFITEGFTSYCKRKRRDKVYGNNVEIQALSEMYNRPIHIYSYSTEPINIGSYNTDTPPIQLSYHHGNHYNSLVNPRRSTIGAGLGFSCLQGASVDRDQVKAAIKAQQDQQIDNALLAEGQFYSDLEITEKEIERMVMEASRAEYLADNKFKPQLGRKGSSTSGAEPSSSGARSSSASETTEVEGAREHGLQDTVLSSSMQIVLSMGFSYLQAIEAYSIFGDDVDSMVCYLVETSSSSSSRRKGKATE; the protein is encoded by the exons ATGACTCGTATTCTAGTGCAGCGAGGCAGTGGTTCTTCTTCGAACCAGAGCCGTGCAGGATCTTCTTCTTCGGCTGCTAGGCCAGACACACAGGGTACTAGCATCCTTCAGGCTGTTTCGACTGTGAATGAGGATGTTGGTGAGGAGGAGCAAGAGCAGGTAGTGGTCGATGAATTCTTGGAGAATGGTGGTAGTCATGATAATAAAGTGGTAAAAAGTGACGAGCTTTTGATGGGAAGCACAAATGGTGACCGAAGTGACggtttaaatgatgaaattgttgaTAACGATAAAGTGGGTAATGAGGAAGGGGTGGGATCAGGGGATTCGGTTAAAGGATTGGGTGGGCTGATTTTGGAGAGATCTCATGTGGAGAGTGAAGGTTCAAGTTCTGATTCTCCAGAGAACGGTAGTGGAAGCCCACAGCCGCCACCGCCTCCTGTGCCACCTCCAAAACCTGACCTGACAAACTCGAATTCAAGGAGATTTATATCAGGAACTTCAAATTCTGTGCGAATTGGATCATCTAGGAGAGCAGTCGCTTGGCCTGTTGTTTCGACAAGGTCTTCACCAACTGGATCACGGCCATCCTCTCCCAGGTCTCATGGTGAAAATGAGGGGTACAATAGTGCTGATGAGCAGAATCCTTGCTACGTTTCCTCTTATGATGATTTC GAAAGAGAGCGGCAGTTTGAGATTGACATCAGACGGTCCAAAGGGTTAGAAGTCAAAAGAATGTTGGAGGATGGGAATTGTCTCTTCCGTGCTGTGACAGATCAAGTTTATGGGGATTCTGAAATGTATGATTTGGCCAGACAAATGTGCGTGGACTAtatg GAAAGGGAAAGGGATCACTTTTCTCAATTCATTACTGAAGGTTTTACATCTTACTGtaagaggaagagaagagacAAG GTGTATGGAAACAATGTGGAGATCCAAGCTTTATCTGAAATGTACAATCGACCAATCCACATTTATTCCTATAGCACCG AACCCATCAACATTGGGAGCTACAATACAGACACACCTCCCATACAGCTAAGCTATCATCATGGTAATCATTACAACTCTCTTGTCAACCCACGCCGTTCAACAATTGGTGCAGGACTTGGTTTCAGCTGTCTTCAAGGG GCAAGTGTGGATAGAGATCAGGTCAAAGCTGCTATTAAAGCTCAACAAGACCAGCAGATTGATAAT GCACTTCTGGCTGAGGGGCAGTTTTACTCTGATCTTGAGATTACTGAGAAGGAGATCGAACGCATGGTGATGGAAGCTTCTAGAGCTGAGTATCTTGCTGATAACAAGTTCAAACCACAACTTGGCCGTAAAGGATCTTCTACTTCTGGTGCAGAACCATCATCTTCTGGCGCTA GATCATCATCGGCCAGTGAGACTACTGAGGTGGAAGGTGCAAGAGAACATGGCTTACAGGATACTGTCCTTAGCAGCAGTATGCAGATCGTGCTGTCAATGGGATTCAGTTACCTGCAAGCAATCGAGGCCTACAGTATATTTGGTGATGATGTGGATTCCATGGTTTGTTACCTCGTGGaaaccagcagcagcagcagcagcagacgCAAAGGCAAGGCAACTGAATGA
- the LOC133698681 gene encoding glutathione S-transferase U10-like, with amino-acid sequence MEEEQKVKLYGMWASTYVKRVEVALRAKGIAYEYIEEDLNNKSQALLQYDPVHNKVPVLVHNGKPITESPIILEYIDETWKQAPRLLPDDPYQRAKVRFWASFIQQQLFEGVSQVITRGGEAQEKAIGELLEKMNIFEEEMKKLLPNGVSVIEVQNLGLLDILVGAVFSPYKAQEEVAGVQILDPEKNPLILSWVSAWNQLTTVQELLRPHDKIVGLLQFVRKTALGSSG; translated from the exons ATGGAAGAGGAGCAGAAAGTGAAGCTATATGGGATGTGGGCTAGCACTTACGTTAAGAGAGTGGAAGTAGCCCTAAGAGCTAAAGGCATAGCTTATGAGTATATAGAAGAAGATTTAAACAACAAAAGCCAAGCTCTCCTTCAATATGATCCAGTTCACAATAAGGTCCCTGTACTTGTTCACAATGGAAAGCCAATTACAGAGTCACCCATCATCTTAGAATATATTGATGAAACATGGAAACAAGCTCCTCGCCTCTTGCCTGATGATCCTTATCAAAGAGCTAAAGTTCGCTTCTGGGCTAGTTTTATCCAACAACAG TTATTTGAGGGAGTCAGCCAGGTGATCACAAGGGGCGGGGAAGCCCAAGAGAAGGCAATCGGTGAGCTTCTTGAGAAGATGAACATATTTGAAGAGGAAATGAAGAAACTTTTGCCCAATGGAGTCTCAGTTATTGAAGTCCAGAATCTAGGGCTCCTGGACATTCTGGTGGGTGCAGTATTTAGCCCCTACAAAGCTCAAGAGGAAGTCGCTGGTGTCCAAATTCTAGACCCAGAAAAAAACCCACTGATACTTTCTTGGGTCAGTGCCTGGAACCAGTTAACTACAGTTCAAGAGTTGCTGCGTCCTCATGACAAGATTGTAGGCCTGCTTcaatttgtgagaaaaactgCTCTTGGATCTTCTGGTTAG
- the LOC133698682 gene encoding uncharacterized protein LOC133698682, which yields MESFSAEDLSTIGGIATVSLLHSFIPTHWLPFSIVGRAQKWTLSRTLLVTAFGAVLHVLSTSLLGITAITMANTIAGEETVHKLASLLLIVLGGCYVILFLSGKGGHSHSHNQPMEKMAVVGLILVPALSPCATTLPVFLAVGSSSSMMVLAIIVLLFSTVTVMTSLVALSFYGASQLKFHWVERYDKLLVGSVLCMVGILTLMFHDHNHEGHGGFSGEHLNRKIIGL from the exons ATGGAGAGCTTCAGTGCAGAAGATCTTTCAACGATTGGAGGAATCGCCACAGTTTCTCTTCTCCATTCTTTTATTCCAACACATTGGCTTCCTTTCTCCATTGTTGGGCGTGCCCAAAAATGGACTCTCTCTAGAACTCTCCTCGTCA CTGCATTTGGGGCAGTTTTGCATGTGCTATCCACTTCACTTCTTGGTATAACAGCAATCACCATGGCAAATACTATCGCTGGTGAAGAAACAGTTCACAAACTTGCTTCACTTTTGCTTATAGTTCTTGGTGGTTGTTATGTTATACTATTTCTGTCTGGGAAGGGAGGGCATAGTCATTCTCATAACCAGCCTATGGAGAAAATGGCTGTCGTTGGGCTCATTCTTGTTCCTGCATTATCTCCTTGCGCAACCACGCTTCCTGTTTTTCTTGCTGTTGGTAGTTCATCCTCCATGATGGTGCTTGCCATCATTGTGCTGCTATTCAG CACTGTAACTGTGATGACATCACTTGTGGCTCTATCATTCTACGGTGCCAGCCAGCTCAAGTTTCATTGGGTTGAGCGATATGACAAACTTCTTGTTGGTTCAGTTCTATGTATGGTAGGAATCCTGACGCTTATGTTTCATGATCACAATCACGAAGGACATGGAGGTTTCTCAGGGGAGCATTTGAATAGGAAAATCATCGGGCTTTGA
- the LOC133698679 gene encoding large ribosomal subunit protein eL30, translating into MVAAKKTKKTHESINNRLALVMKSGKYTLGYKTVLKSLRNSKGKLIIISNNCPPLRKSEIEYYAMLAKVGVHHYNGNNVDLGTACGKYFRVCCLSIIDPGDSDIIKSVPGDH; encoded by the exons ATGGTGGCTGCCAAGAAAACT AAGAAGACTCATGAGTCTATCAACAACAGACTAGCTCTTGTGATGAAGAGTGGAAAATACACTCTAGGGTACAAGACCGTGCTTAAATCTCTCAGAAACTCAAAGG GGAAGCTTATAATCATCTCCAACAATTGCCCTCCTCTTAGAAAATCTGAGATTGAGTATTATGCTATGTTGGCGAAGGTTGGAGTTCACCACTACAACGGAA ACAATGTCGACTTGGGCACTGCTTGTGGTAAATATTTCAGAGTGTGCTGCCTCAGTATTATTGATCCAG GTGATTCCGATATCATTAAGAGCGTGCCTGGTGATCACTGA
- the LOC133699306 gene encoding serrate RNA effector molecule-like: MAEVINMPVDSLDRRGGSGGGGGGRDKKDKPNTDDQSSPPPPPQPQRRRERDSRERREDFDRPLNRRGGEYHDRNRSPPPPQREREKEYKRRSSTSPPPPLPYRDRRHSSPPRRSPPYKRSRREDGGFDARRGSPRGGFGGADRRFGYDYGGGYEREMGGRPGYGEERPHGRYMGRGGGYQGGPSDWESGRGGHGDASNTVSAQREGLMSYKQFIQELEDDILPSEAERRYQEYKSEYISTQKRVFFEAHKDEEWLKDKYHPTNLVAVIERRNELARKVAKDFLLDLQSGTLDLGPGVNASSSNKSGQANDLNSDDEAEAGGKRRRHGRPPAKDADLLSAAPKAHPVSSEPKRIQVDIEQAQALVCKLDSEKGVEDNILSGSDNEKMSREKSHGSSTGPVIIIRGLTSVKGLEGVELLDTLITYLWRVHGLDYYGMIETNEARGLRHVRTEGKSSDSSNSGTEWERKLDLRWQERLRGQDPLEEMTAKEKIDAAAVEGLDPYVRKIRDEKYGWKYGCGAKGCTKLFHASEFVQKHLKLKHPELVIDLTAKVREELYFQNYLNDPDAPGGTPVMQQSLPKDKPQRRKLGPENRLKDERGNRRERENRANGNERFDRSENPQSGDFQSNDGPDGGNCDETMFDTFGGQGIRVPPPFPSDIAPPPVLMPVPGAGPLGPFVPAPPEVAMRMFRDQGGPPFESGGRNARPGPQLGGPAPILLSPAFRQDPRRIRSYQDLDVPEDEVTVIDYRSL; this comes from the exons ATGGCTGAAGTCATTAACATGCCGGTCGATTCCCTTGACCGTCGCGGCGGGAGTGGTGGCGGAGGAGGAGGACGCGACAAGAAGGATAAACCAAACACCGACGATCAATCATCTCCTCCACCACCTCCTCAGCCTCAACGACGCCGTGAGAGAGACTCAAGAGAGAGACGCGAAGACTTCGATAGACCATTGAATCGACGCGGAGGCGAGTACCATGACAGGAATCGGTCTCCGCCACCTCCGCAACGAGAGAGGGAAAAAGAGTATAAGAGGAGGAGCAGTACGAGTCCTCCACCACCATTGCCGTATAGAGATAGGAGACACTCGTCGCCGCCGAGGAGGTCGCCTCCGTATAAACGGTCGAGGAGGGAGGATGGTGGGTTTGATGCTAGGAGAGGAAGTCCTAGAGGTGGATTTGGAGGTGCTGATCGAAG GTTTGGATATGATTATGGTGGTGGATACGAGCGTGAGATGGGAGGGAGGCCAGGGTATGGTGAAGAAAGGCCTCATGGCCGATACATGGGTCGTGGAGGTGGGTATCAAGGTGGTCCTTCAG ATTGGGAATCGGGGCGTGGTGGTCATGGTGATGCTTCCAACACCGTGTCTGCTCAAAG AGAGGGCTTGATGTCATACAAGCAATTCATCCAGGAGCTTGAAGATGATATACTGCCATCTGAAGCTGAGCGCAG ATATCAAGAATACAAGTCAGAGTATATTTCAACTCAGAAACGGGTTTTCTTTGAGGCTCATAAAGACGAGGAATG GTTGAAAGACAAGTATCATCCAACCAATTTGGTTGCAGTCATTGAAAG GAGGAATGAACTTGCACGGAAGGTTGCAAAAGATTTTTTGCTGGATTTGCAGAGTGGAACATTGGACTT AGGTCCTGGTGTGAATGCATCATCGTCAAATAAATCAGGGCAGGCAAATGATCTAAATTCTGATGATGAGGCAGAGGCTGGTGGCAAAAGGAGGAGGCATGGTCGGCCACCAGCTAAAGACGCTGATCTTCTTTCAGCTGCTCCAAAGGCTCATCCAGTGAGTTCCGAACCCAAGAGAATCCAAGTTGACATTGAACAAGCACAGGCCCTTGTATGCAAACTTGACTCTGAAAAAGGTGTCGAAGACAATATTCTAAGTGGGTCTGATAATGAAAAAATGAGTAGAGAGAAATCCCATGGGAGCTCCACTGGCCCAGTTATCATCATACGCGGCTTAACCTCAGTCAAGGGCCTTGAAGGTGTTGAACTACTGGATACGCTTATAACCTATCTGTGGCGAGTCCATGGTTTGGATTATTATGGAATGATTGAAACAAATGAAGCTAGGGGTCTTAGGCACGTGAGAACTGAGGGAAAGAGTTCTGATTCAAGCAACAGTGGAACTGAATGGGAAAGGAAACTTGACTTGCGCTGGCAAGAGAGATTGAGGGGTCAAGATCCTCTAGAAGAAATGACTGCTAAGGAGAAGATAGATGCTGCTGCAGTTGAAGGTTTGGATCCATATGTCCGGAAGATTAGAGATGAAAAGTATGGGTGGAAGTATGGTTGTGGAGCCAAGGGTTGCACAAAGCTCTTCCATGCTTCTGAGTTTGTGCAAAAGCATCTCAAGCTGAAACACCCTGAACTTGTGATCGACCTGACTGCCAAAGTGCGGGAAGAGCTGTATTTTCAGAACTATTTGAA tgATCCAGATGCACCTGGTGGCACACCTGTTATGCAGCAGTCATTACCG AAGGATAAGCCACAAAGACGCAAGCTTGGTCCAGAAAATCGATTGAAGGATGAACGTGGCAACCGTAGAGAACGTGAAAATAGAGCAAATGGCAATGAAAGATTTGACAGGTCTGAAAATCCACAGTCAGGTGACTTCCAATCTAATGATGGTCCTGATGGAGGAAATTGTGATGAAACAATGTTTGATACTTTCGGAGGACAAGGCATCCGTGTACCTCCTCCTTTCCCCTCAGATATAGCTCCTCCACCAGTTTTGATGCCTGTTCCCGGAGCTGG TCCACTGGGGCCTTTTGTTCCTGCCCCACCTGAAGTGGCAATGCGCATGTTTAGAGATCAGGGTGGTCCTCCATTTGAAAGTGGAGGTAGAAATGCAAGGCCTGGGCCCCAGTTAGGTGGGCCAGCCCCTATTCTTCTATCACCAGCCTTCCGACAGGATCCCCGACGTATACGCAG CTATCAAGACCTAGATGTGCCAGAGGATGAAGTCACTGTTATAGATTACAGGAGTTTGTAG